A part of Gossypium hirsutum isolate 1008001.06 chromosome A07, Gossypium_hirsutum_v2.1, whole genome shotgun sequence genomic DNA contains:
- the LOC107890454 gene encoding uncharacterized protein, with translation MAAKLALSSSLTTQIPLLPNSSSSVSAFPCALTSCNTRPHKFRIHANLGEGEGELKPKGKKKFITREEEPEQYWQTAGEREGENPMKTPLPYIIIFGMSTPFVILAIAFANGWIKVPVR, from the exons ATGGCAGCCAAATTGGCACTCTCTTCTTCTCTTACCACTCAGATTCCTCTCTTACCCAACTCTTCATCCTCTGTATCGGCTTTCCCTTGTGCCCTCACTTCCTGTAACACAAGGCCCCATAAATTCAGAATTCATGCAAACTTAg GGGAAGGAGAAGGAGAGCTCAAGCCTAAAGGAAAGAAGAAATTTATAACTAGAGAAGAAGAACCGGAGCA GTATTGGCAAACTGCAGGAGAAAGGGAAGGAGAGAATCCCATGAAGACCCCTCTCCCTTACATTATAATATTTGGAATGTCAACACCCTTTGTAATCTTAGCCATTGCTTTTGCTAATGGCTGGATTAAGGTTCCTGTTCGATGA
- the LOC107890445 gene encoding SNF1-related protein kinase regulatory subunit beta-2, whose protein sequence is MVMGNVSGRDDGEGGSGAKKNGNEVDNEQFNSDPMLHSPPHSPNESYQPPFLFPPQIPMFPWLRSAEMIQTQTQNDMLMQNTTRYEDIRSENNLPWEYNDSGRAPDLQISEAPLLRPGQMMQIRNDPLVQKSTRYKGFHQEQKRAVMITWCFGGKRVAITGSWDNWKTIEPLHSLGKDFIIMKMLPFGVYHYQFIVDELRRYAPNLPCEFDESGNAYNILDLQEFVPEAPESLSEFESPPSPISSYDSQPLNDGDFSKPPPELPPQLRTKILDEQSLFVRNPRSLRKPSHTLLNHLYKKDGSDGQSVALCSTHRFLQKYVTVVLYKSVHR, encoded by the exons ATGG TAATGGGAAATGTTAGTGGTAGAGATGATGGTGAAGGAGGTTCAGGAGCAAAGAAGAATGGAAATGAAGTGGATAATGAGCAATTTAATTCAGACCCAATGCTTCACTCCCCTCCACATAGTCCTAATGAGTCTTATCAGCCTCCTTTCCTTTTCCCTCCACAG ATCCCTATGTTTCCCTGGCTAAGATCTGCTGAAATGATCCAAACTCAAACTCAAAATGATATGTTAATGCAAAACACTACGCGGTACGAAGATATCCGTAGTGAGAATAACTTGCCATGGGAATACAACGATTCAGGCAGAGCTCCGGATTTACAG ATCTCTGAGGCTCCCTTGCTCAGACCTGGTCAAATGATGCAAATCCGAAATGATCCACTGGTACAAAAGTCTACGCGCTACAAGGGTTTCCACCAAGAGCAGAAGAGAGCAGTGATGATAACATGGTGTTTTGGTGGCAAGCGAGTAGCTATTACTGGATCATGGGACAATTGGAAGACCAT AGAACCCTTGCACTCTTTGGGTAAAGATTTCATTATCATGAAGATGCTCCCATTTGGTGTTTACCACTACCAATTCATTGTTGATGAGCTGAGGAGATATGCTCCAAACTTACCGTGCGAATTTGATGAGTCTGGGAATGCTTATAACATTTTGGATTTGCAG GAGTTTGTTCCAGAAGCTCCTGAAAGCCTTTCAGAGTTCGAATCTCCACCTTCTCCGATATCAAGCTATGACAGTCAACCACTAAATGATGGTGATTTCAGCAAGCCTCCTCCTGAACTGCCTCCACAGCTTCGGACAAAGATATTAGATGAGCAATCACTTTTTGTTAGGAATCCCCGGTCCTTGCGAAAGCCTTCTCATACGCTGCTGAACCATCTTTACAAGAAAGATGGCAGTGATGGTCAGTCTGTGGCGCTTTGCTCCACACATAGATTTCTTCAAAAATATGTGACTGTAGTACTGTACAAATCCGTGCATAGGTAA